The Pseudoxanthomonas suwonensis sequence GGCGCGAACTGCACGTGAGCCCGGAACTGGGCTACAGCGTGATCGCGATGACCTGGGGCCCGGGCCAGGGCACCCGCATCCACGACCACGACGGCGCCTGGTGCGTGGAAGGGGTCTGGCATGGCCGCCTGGCGATCACCCAGTACGAACCCAGCGGACGCGACGGCGAGCGCTGGCGCTTCGCCGGCATGGGCACGATCGAGGCCAGTCCCGGCTCGGCCGGCAGCCTGATCCCGCCGCACGAGTACCACGCCATCCGCAATCCCAGCGACGACGACATCGCCGTATCGCTGCACGTCTACCAGCGCCCGCTGCTGCGCTGCCACGTGTTCGTACCGGACGAAGGCGATGGCGGCAACGACGGCTGGCTGCGCCGCGAGGAACGCCTGTTGTGCACCGACGCGGCCGGATAGCCGCCTCCCCGCCCCGGCGGCTATACTTCCCGCCCTCAGCCGAAGTGGCGGAATGGTAGACGCAGCGGACTCAAAACTCGTCGTGTCAAGTCACCTTCCGGCGTGACAGTAGTAGATGACCCCTTTAGGATCAGCTACTTGAAGATGACGATGAAAATCGGGGAACGTTGAGGTTCAGCCCTAGGTGTCTCGTAGGGGCCAGCATGCGAGAGTGACGGAATCGGTAGACGTAGCGGCCTCAAAAGCCGCCGGTGGAAACACCGTGAGGGTTCGAGTCCCTCCTCTCGCACCAGACACCGAAGGCTGCCTTTGTCCAGTACGGAGTTTGGGGGCGCCAACTCGGTGAATGAACGGCTAGTCAGCACGCGGCTCTCGAAGCGCCTCCCCAACCGTTCCCATGAGTGCGGCCCGGATGCCCCTCGGCACTGATCTCGTCACCCGGCTGCTCGAAGCGATTGAAGCCAATTCGCTGGTTTTCCTGTGCGGTGCCGGACTGTCCGTGCCGGCGCCCAGCTCGATCCCGGCGGCGGCTCGAGTGGCCGAGATCTGCTACGACACCTATCAACATATCGCCGCGCTTCCGCCTGCACTGCGCGCGGACATCGACCAGCTCGCCGAGCATTTCCACCAGCGTGGAGACTTCAAGCCAATTTTCATCAACCAGCTTGTGCCATGGGATGACTTGGTCGGGCGCCCCAATGCCGGTCATGCAGCGATCGCGGATCTCCTGATCTGTCGAGCTGCACACGCGGCACTGACAGCGAACTTTGACACGCTGATAGAACATTGGGCAGAGGAGCACAAGGTAGCGATGCGTGGCGCCCTCGACGGGCAGGAAGCCGTGGCGTTCAGCAATGCGATCAGCCCTTTGGTGAAGTTCCATGGCTGCCTGCAACGGGACCGGGAACAGACCTTATGGACGAAACCACAGCTGCTCGAACCGGAAGTTCAAGCGCGAGTAGCAAGCTGCTCCCAGTGGATGAACCTGCATTTGCCGCAAAAGGATCTGGTGGTAGTCGGATTCTGGACTGATTGGGGCTATCTGAACGAGGTTTTTGCGAATGCATTTGCGATCGCGAATGCCCGCTCCGTAACGGTTTTCGACATCGGCACGACCGCGGAGCTTCAGCAGAAAGCGCCAGATCTATGGACCAAGCTGAACGGTCTGAGCAATCGATTCGAGCACGTTCAGATCTCGGGGGCTGAGGCTCTGGAGCAACTACGTGTCGCCCATTCGAAGGTCTGGGCTAGACGCTTCTTCGCGCTGGGGCAACCCATGCTGCAGGCGGTAGGACAGGGAGTTCCCGCTACTGCCAATCCGGATCTGTTGGACTGTGACGCTCTCTATGATCTTCGTCGAGATGGCGAAGGCGTCCCCTACACTCGCGCCGCGAAGACAAAGGCCCCTCCCCAGGCAGGCGCTTTGTCCGCATTCGCGCGGCTGAGGTTTCTCCACGCCGGCGCTACACAGCAAGCATCCTGGCTCGACTATGGCGGGCAAACCATCCGTATCGTGAATGGAGCAGGCCGCGATCTGGCCAGCGTCGAAGCAAGTTACAAGGAACCATCGACGCGATCACAGGCCGACATGGTCGTCTGCGCCGGCGCCATCGATCTAGCCGTTCCTGCGTCATTGATCGCCAGCGGTAGCGGAGCGAGCATCGTGCGGCCTGCTCCTGGTGGCGGAGCCCGTTGGCTGACGTGGGAACAGGCGCAACTGGAGTTGG is a genomic window containing:
- a CDS encoding SIR2 family protein, with product MPLGTDLVTRLLEAIEANSLVFLCGAGLSVPAPSSIPAAARVAEICYDTYQHIAALPPALRADIDQLAEHFHQRGDFKPIFINQLVPWDDLVGRPNAGHAAIADLLICRAAHAALTANFDTLIEHWAEEHKVAMRGALDGQEAVAFSNAISPLVKFHGCLQRDREQTLWTKPQLLEPEVQARVASCSQWMNLHLPQKDLVVVGFWTDWGYLNEVFANAFAIANARSVTVFDIGTTAELQQKAPDLWTKLNGLSNRFEHVQISGAEALEQLRVAHSKVWARRFFALGQPMLQAVGQGVPATANPDLLDCDALYDLRRDGEGVPYTRAAKTKAPPQAGALSAFARLRFLHAGATQQASWLDYGGQTIRIVNGAGRDLASVEASYKEPSTRSQADMVVCAGAIDLAVPASLIASGSGASIVRPAPGGGARWLTWEQAQLELGI
- a CDS encoding cysteine dioxygenase family protein, with translation MHFPGRERFVAALDAAVRLEDETAVTDALREALVALFADRDVGLPRSVLEPIADHYARRELHVSPELGYSVIAMTWGPGQGTRIHDHDGAWCVEGVWHGRLAITQYEPSGRDGERWRFAGMGTIEASPGSAGSLIPPHEYHAIRNPSDDDIAVSLHVYQRPLLRCHVFVPDEGDGGNDGWLRREERLLCTDAAG